The following are encoded in a window of Vigna unguiculata cultivar IT97K-499-35 chromosome 8, ASM411807v1, whole genome shotgun sequence genomic DNA:
- the LOC114194282 gene encoding 3-hydroxy-3-methylglutaryl-coenzyme A reductase 1, protein MDLRHRAPPTVHDGAIHHPNRGGKRDSSSTPSVSSPKASDALPLPLYLTNAIFFTLFFSVAYFLLHRWRDKIRSHTPLHVVTLSEIAAIFSLIASFIYLLGFFGIDFVQSFITRASHDAWDVDEAVSEPSPAPSPSPSITKLPPVECSLISQDDEDIVCSVVDGVTPSYALESRLGDCRRAAAIRRAALQRMTGRSLEGLPLEGFDYDSILGQCCEMPVGYVQIPVGVAGPLLLDGFEYTVPMATTEGCLVASTNRGCKAIYASGGASSVVLRDCMSRAPVVRFSTAKRAAQLKFFLEDPLNFDTLAVVFNRSSRFARLQGIQCAMAGKNVYLRFTCSTGDAMGMNMVSKGVQNVLDFLQTDFPDMDVIGISGNYCSDKKPAAVNWIEGRGKSVVCEAIIKEEVVKKVLKTNVPALVELNMLKNLTGSAIAGALGGFNAHASNIVSAVFIATGQDPAQNIESSHCITMMEAVNDGRDLHISVTMPSIEVGTVGGGTQLASQSACLNLLGVKGASKESPGSNSRLLAAIVAGSVLAGELSLMSAIAAGQLVNSHMKYNRSSKDVTKISS, encoded by the exons ATGGACCTCCGCCACCGCGCGCCGCCCACCGTCCACGACGGAGCTATCCACCATCCCAACCGCGGCGGGAAGAGGGATTCCTCTTCCACACCATCGGTGTCCTCTCCTAAGGCCTCCGACGCGCTCCCTCTGCCGCTATACCTCACGAACGCGATCTTCTTCACTCTGTTCTTCTCCGTCGCGTACTTCCTCCTGCACCGGTGGCGTGACAAGATCCGCAGCCACACACCTCTCCACGTAGTCACGCTCTCCGAGATTGCTGCTATTTTCTCTCTCATTGCCTCATTCATCTACCTCCTCGGCTTCTTCGGCATCGACTTCGTCCAGTCCTTCATCACACGCGCCTCGCACGACGCGTGGGACGTCGACGAAGCTGTTTCGGAACCCTCGCCCGCGCCCTCGCCCTCTCCGTCAATTACCAAATTGCCCCCTGTTGAGTGCTCGTTGATCTCCCAAGACGACGAGGACATTGTCTGCTCCGTTGTGGACGGCGTTACGCCGTCCTATGCGCTCGAGTCTCGCCTCGGAGACTGTCGCCGTGCTGCGGCGATTCGGCGCGCGGCTCTGCAGAGGATGACGGGGCGGTCGCTGGAGGGGCTGCCGCTGGAGGGTTTCGATTACGACTCGATTTTGGGGCAGTGCTGCGAAATGCCGGTGGGATACGTGCAGATTCCTGTGGGGGTGGCGGGGCCGCTGCTGCTGGACGGGTTCGAGTACACGGTGCCGATGGCCACCACGGAGGGGTGCCTTGTTGCCAGCACCAATCGAGGGTGCAAAGCCATATATGCATCTGGTGGGGCCAGCAGTGTTGTTTTGAGGGATTGCATGTCAAGGGCACCTGTTGTGAGGTTCTCCACTGCTAAGAGGGCTGCACAGTTGAAGTTCTTCTTGGAGGATCCTCTCAATTTTGATACCCTTGCCGTTGTTTTCAACAG GTCGAGTAGATTTGCGAGGCTGCAAGGCATTCAGTGTGCTATGGCTGGAAAGAACGTTTATTTGAGATTCACTTGTAGCACGGGTGATGCCATGGGTATGAACATGGTTTCCAAAGGGGTGCAAAACGTTCTTGACTTTCTTCAGACTGATTTCCCTGACATGGATGTTATTGGCATTTCTG GAAATTATTGTTCGGATAAGAAGCCAGCTGCAGTAAATTGGATCGAGGGACGTGGGAAATCTGTTGTTTGTGAAGCAATTATTAAAGAAGAAGTGGTGAAGAAGGTATTGAAGACCAACGTGCCTGCCCTGGTGGAGCTTAACATGCTTAAAAACCTTACTGGTTCCGCTATTGCTGGTGCTCTTGGTGGATTCAATGCCCATGCTAGTAACATTGTTTCTGCAGTCTTTATAGCCACTGGTCAAGATCCAGCACAAAATATCGAGAGTTCCCATTGCATAACCATGATGGAAGCCGTTAATGATGGGAGGGACCTTCACATCTCGGTCACCATGCCTTCTATTGAG GTGGGTACTGTTGGGGGTGGAACTCAACTTGCATCCCAGTCTGCTTGCTTGAATTTACTTGGTGTGAAGGGTGCGAGCAAGGAGTCACCGGGATCAAACTCAAGACTTTTGGCCGCCATTGTTGCTGGATCTGTTTTAGCCGGAGAGTTGTCTCTGATGTCTGCGATTGCAGCGGGGCAGCTGGTCAACAGCCACATGAAATATAACAGATCAAGCAAAGATGTAACCAAAATATCATCTTGA